From the genome of Ziziphus jujuba cultivar Dongzao chromosome 6, ASM3175591v1, one region includes:
- the LOC107430940 gene encoding alcohol acyl transferase 1 allele RGa-like, with product MEMVSQTCNFTFKVKRCEPELIVPAKPTPHEVKKLSDIDNQKGLRKHTYAVWFYKKGSSPSMEGKDPVKVIREAIGKALVFYYPLAGRLKEDSNGKLMVDCNGKGILFIEADADIELEQLGHTILPPFPFLQEVLYAVPGTENVVDCPLWLIQVTRLRCGGFIVATRHNHTMVDAFGVAQFMNAVGKMARGEQWPSVLPVWHRELLNARNPPRVTHIHHEYQREINDAKLDIDLTNLSHVSFLFGPDQIKAIRKQLPPHLANSCSRFELITACIWKCRTLALNLDPEEVVQITCAFNGRGKGFALNLPVGYYGNAVDFLTAISKAGVLCKNPLGYALELLKKSRSDMNEEHIRSVTDFIVTKQPRGYKLKGNFIVSDLSKVGFPEVDFGWGCAEFAGHPGSFPVVAHYMHHSCDNGDGFIVPMCLPLLNMERFKQEVKKMIEGTTNAYETIQPVKIVSML from the exons ATGGAAATGGTATCCCAAACTTGCAACTTCACCTTTAAGGTGAAAAGGTGTGAACCAGAACTGATAGTTCCTGCAAAGCCAACACCTCATGAAGTTAAGAAACTCTCAGATATTGATAACCAAAAAGGCTTGAGGAAGCACACTTACGCAGTCTGGTTTTATAAGAAAGGTAGCAGTCCTTCAATGGAAGGGAAAGACCCTGTTAAGGTGATCAGGGAAGCAATTGGTAAAGCACTTGTGTTTTACTATCCATTAGCTGGAAGGCTCAAAGAAGACTCAAATGGGAAGCTTATGGTGGATTGTAATGGCAAAGGAATATTGTTCATTGAGGCTGATGCAGATATCGAACTTGAACAACTTGGCCACACAATTCTACCTCCATTTCCATTTCTTCAAGAGGTTCTCTATGCCGTTCCTGGCACTGAAAATGTTGTCGATTGTCCTTTGTGGTTAATTCAG gtaACTCGTTTGAGATGTGGCGGTTTCATTGTGGCAACACGTCACAACCACACGATGGTCGATGCATTCGGGGTTGCTCAGTTCATGAACGCAGTTGGGAAGATGGCAAGAGGTGAACAATGGCCATCTGTTCTTCCTGTGTGGCATAGAGAGCTCTTAAACGCCCGAAACCCGCCGCGAGTAACTCATATCCACCATGAATACCAACGGGAAATCAACGATGCTAAGCTAGACATCGATTTAACCAACCTTTCGCACGTCTCTTTCTTATTCGGTCCTGATCAGATAAAGGCCATCCGGAAACAGCTTCCACCACACCTAGCTAACAGTTGCTCTCGTTTCGAGTTGATAACAGCTTGTATATGGAAATGTCGAACGCTCGCACTGAATCTGGACCCGGAAGAGGTTGTTCAAATAACATGCGCGTTCAACGGACGAGGCAAGGGCTTCGCTTTGAATTTGCCGGTTGGTTATTACGGCAATGCAGTTGACTTCCTCACTGCAATCTCAAAAGCCGGAGTTTTATGCAAAAATCCATTGGGATATGCATTGGAGTTGCTGAAGAAATCTAGGTCAGATATGAATGAAGAGCATATAAGATCGGTTACAGATTTCATTGTGACTAAACAACCTAGAGGTTATAAGCTGAAAGGGAACTTCATTGTTTCTGATTTATCGAAAGTTGGATTCCCTGAAGTCGATTTCGGTTGGGGTTGTGCGGAATTTGCTGGACATCCTGGTTCATTCCCTGTAGTTGCACACTATATGCACCATAGTTGTGACAATGGAGATGGGTTTATAGTGCCTATGTGTTTGCCATTGTTGAATATGGAAAGGTTCAAACAAGAGGTGAAGAAAATGATTGAAGGGACAACAAATGCCTATGAAACAATTCAACCTGTTAAGATTGTATCCATGTTATAG
- the LOC107430955 gene encoding alcohol acyl transferase 1 allele RGa-like has translation MEMVSAVSNLTFKVKRYEPELIVPAKQTPHEVKKLSDIDNQKGLRKHSYAVWLYKKSSSPSMEGKDPVKVIREAIGKALVFYYPLAGRLKEDTDGKLMVDCDGKGMLFIEADADIKLEQLGDTIIPPFPFLQEVLDAIPGSESVIDSPLWLIQVTRLRCGGFIVATRLNHTMVDAFGVAQFMNAVGEMARGAQRPSVLPVWHRELLNARNPPRITHIHHEYQRNINDAKLDIDLTNLSHVSFLFGPDQIKAIRKQLPPQLANSCSRFELITACIWKCRTLALNLDPEEVVQVMCAFNGRGKRFALNLPVGYYGNAFVFLTAISKAGILCKNPLGYALELLKKSRSDMNEEYIRSVTDFIVTKQPDGYKLKGNFIVSDISKVGFAEVDFGWGCAEFAGHPGSFPVVAHYMHHSCDDGDGFIVPMCLSLLDMERFKQQVKKMIEGTTNTFETIKPVKIVSML, from the exons ATGGAAATGGTATCAGCAGTTTCAAACCTCACCTTTAAGGTGAAAAGGTATGAGCCAGAACTGATTGTTCCTGCAAAGCAAACACCTCATGAAGTTAAGAAACTCTCAGATATTGATAACCAAAAAGGCTTGAGGAAGCACTCGTATGCCGTCTGGTTGTATAAGAAAAGTAGTAGTCCGTCGATGGAAGGGAAAGACCCTGTTAAGGTGATCAGGGAAGCAATTGGTAAAGCACTTGTGTTTTACTATCCATTAGCTGGAAGGCTCAAAGAAGACACAGATGGAAAGCTTATGGTGGATTGTGATGGCAAAGGAATGTTGTTCATTGAGGCTGATGCAGATATCAAGCTTGAACAACTTGGCGATACTATTATACCTCCATTTCCATTTCTTCAAGAGGTTCTCGATGCCATTCCTGGCTCTGAAAGTGTTATCGATAGTCCTTTGTGGTTAATTCAG GTAACTCGTTTGAGATGTGGTGGTTTCATCGTGGCAACACGTCTCAACCACACGATGGTCGATGCATTTGGGGTTGCCCAGTTCATGAACGCAGTGGGGGAGATGGCAAGAGGTGCACAACGCCCATCTGTTCTTCCTGTGTGGCACAGAGAGCTCTTAAACGCCCGAAACCCGCCGCGAATAACTCATATCCACCATGAATACCAACGGAATATCAACGATGCTAAGCTAGACATCGATTTAACCAACCTTTCGCACGTCTCTTTCTTATTCGGTCCTGATCAGATAAAGGCCATCCGGAAACAGCTTCCACCACAACTAGCTAACAGCTGCTCTCGTTTCGAGTTGATAACAGCTTGTATATGGAAATGTCGAACGCTGGCACTGAATCTGGATCCCGAAGAGGTTGTTCAAGTGATGTGCGCTTTCAACGGACGAGGCAAGCGCTTCGCTTTGAATTTGCCGGTTGGTTATTACGGCAATGCATTTGTCTTCCTCACTGCAATCTCGAAAGCCGGAATTCTATGCAAAAATCCATTGGGATATGCATTGGAGTTGCTGAAGAAATCTAGGTCAGATATGAATGAAGAGTATATAAGATCGGTTACAGATTTCATTGTGACTAAACAACCTGATGGTTATAAGTTGAAAGGGAACTTTATTGTTTCTGATATATCGAAAGTTGGATTCGCCGAAGTCGATTTCGGTTGGGGTTGTGCGGAATTTGCTGGACATCCTGGTTCATTCCCTGTAGTTGCACACTATATGCACCATAGTTGTGACGATGGAGATGGGTTTATAGTGCCAATGTGTTTGTCATTGTTGGATATGGAAAGGTTCAAACAACAGGTGAAGAAAATGATTGAAGGGACAACAAATACTTTTGAAACAATTAAACCTGTTAAGATTGTATCCATGCTATAG
- the LOC107430942 gene encoding alcohol acyl transferase 1 allele RGa-like, giving the protein METISPITNLTFKVKRCEPELIVPSKPTPHEVKKLSDVDNQKGLRVQIFAVWFFKKNDSPSMEGKDPVKVIREALGKALVYYYPLAGRLKEDSNGKLMVDCNAQGVCFIEADADVKLEQLGHTVIQPPFPYLQEVLYHVPGSDKVIDGPLWLIQVTRLRCGGFIVATRHNHTMVDAFGAGQFMNAVGEMARGAQHPSVLPVWHREILDAQKPPRVTRIHHEYQRDIDDAKLDIDMKNLAHLSFVFGPDQINAIRKHLPPHLATCSRFELITACIWKCRTLALNLDPKEVVQVTCAFNGRGKNFGLNLPLGYYGNAVFFLNAISMAGVLCKNPLGYALELLKKARSKMDEDHIRSVTNFIVTKNPPGYKIKRNFIISDLTKVGFAEVDLGWGCAEFAGNPGSYPMVTHYKHHKSNNVDYGIIVPICLPLLDMKRFKDELKKMIEGPITCETIQPAKILSML; this is encoded by the exons ATGGAAACGATATCACCAATTACCAACCTTACCTTCAAGGTAAAAAGGTGTGAACCAGAACTGATTGTTCCTTCAAAGCCAACACCTCATGAAGTTAAGAAACTCTCGGATGTTGATAACCAGAAAGGCTTGAGAGTGCAAATTTTTGCGGTCTGGTTTTTCAAGAAAAATGATAGTCCTTCTATGGAAGGGAAGGACCCTGTTAAGGTGATCAGGGAAGCACTTGGTAAAGCACTTGTGTATTACTATCCGTTAGCCGGACGGCTTAAGGAAGACTCTAATGGTAAACTTATGGTGGATTGTAATGCACAAGGAGTGTGTTTCATTGAAGCTGATGCAGATGTCAAGCTTGAACAACTGGGTCACACAGTTATCCAACCTCCATTTCCATATCTTCAAGAGGTTCTCTATCATGTTCCTGGCTCGGATAAAGTTATCGATGGTCCTTTGTGGTTGATACAG gTGACTCGTCTAAGATGTGGGGGTTTTATTGTGGCAACACGTCATAACCACACGATGGTCGATGCATTTGGGGCTGGTCAGTTCATGAATGCAGTCGGGGAGATGGCAAGAGGCGCACAACACCCATCTGTTCTGCCTGTGTGGCATAGAGAGATCTTAGACGCTCAAAAACCGCCACGAGTAACTCGTATACACCATGAATACCAACGAGATATTGATGATGCTAAGCTAGATATTGATATGAAAAACCTAGCCCATCTCTCATTCGTATTCGGTCCTGATCAAATAAATGCCATTCGAAAGCATCTTCCACCACACCTTGCTACTTGCTCTCGTTTCGAGTTAATAACAGCTTGTATATGGAAATGTCGAACACTTGCACTAAATTTGGATCCTAAGGAGGTTGTTCAAGTTACATGCGCGTTCAATGGCCGTGGCAAGAACTTTGGTTTAAATCTGCCTTTAGGTTACTATGGCAATGCAGTTTTCTTCCTAAATGCTATCTCAATGGCCGGAGTTTTATGCAAAAATCCATTGGGATATGCATTGGAGTTGCTAAAGAAAGCTAGGTCAAAAATGGATGAAGATCATATAAGATCGGTTACCAATTTTATTGTAACTAAAAACCCTCCTGGTTATAAGATCAAAAGGAACTTTATTATTTCGGATTTGACAAAAGTTGGATTCGCAGAAGTGGATTTAGGATGGGGTTGCGCTGAGTTTGCTGGAAATCCCGGTTCATATCCTATGGTGACACATTATAAACACCACAAGAGTAACAATGTGGATTATGGGATTATTGTGCCAATTTGTTTGCCATTGTTGGACATGAAGAGGTTCAAAGATGAGCTTAAGAAGATGATTGAGGGGCCCATTACTTGTGAAACTATTCAACCTGCTAAGATATTATCCATGCTATAA
- the LOC132804277 gene encoding alcohol acyl transferase 1 allele RGa-like: METVTPISNLTFKVKRREPDLIVPSKPTPHEVKKLSDVDNQKGLRLHTVAVWFYKNSPSMEGKDPVKVIREAIGKALVYYYPLAGRLKEDSNGKLMVDCNAKGVYFIEADADVKLEQLGHKIIQPPFPYLQEVLYHVPGSDKVIDGPLWLIQVTRLRCGGFIVATRHNHTMVDAFGAGQFMNAVGEMARGAQHPSVLPVWHRELLEAQKPPRVTRIHHEYQRDIDDAKLDIDMTNLAHLSFVFGPDQINAIRKHLPPHLATCSRFELITACIWKCRTLALNLDPKEVVQVTCAFNGRGKNFGLNLPLGYYGNAVFFLNAISMAGVLCKNPLGYALELLKKARSKMDEDHIRSVTNFIVTKNPPGYKIKRNFIISDLTKVGFAEVDLGWGCAEFAGNPGSYPMVTHYKHHKSNNVDYGIIVPICLPLLDMKRFKDELKKMIEGPITCETIQPAKILSML; this comes from the exons ATGGAAACGGTAACACCAATTTCCAACCTCACCTTCAAGGTGAAAAGGCGTGAGCCAGATCTAATTGTTCCTTCAAAGCCAACACCTCATGAAGTTAAGAAACTCTCGGATGTTGATAACCAGAAAGGCTTGAGGCTTCACACTGTTGCAGTCTGGTTTTACAAGAATAGTCCTTCAATGGAAGGGAAAGACCCCGTTAAGGTGATCAGGGAAGCAATTGGTAAAGCACTTGTGTATTACTATCCGTTAGCTGGACGGCTCAAGGAAGACTCCAATGGCAAACTTATGGTGGATTGTAATGCCAAAGGAGTGTATTTCATTGAGGCTGATGCCGATGTCAAGCTTGAGCAACTAGGCCACAAAATTATTCAACCTCCATTTCCATATCTTCAAGAGGTTCTCTATCATGTTCCTGGCTCGGATAAAGTTATCGATGGTCCTTTGTGGTTGATACAG gTGACTCGTCTAAGATGTGGGGGTTTTATTGTGGCAACACGTCATAACCACACGATGGTCGATGCATTTGGGGCTGGTCAGTTCATGAATGCAGTCGGGGAGATGGCAAGAGGTGCACAACACCCATCTGTTCTGCCTGTGTGGCATAGAGAGCTCTTAGAAGCTCAAAAACCGCCACGAGTAACTCGTATACACCATGAATACCAACGAGATATTGATGATGCTAAGCTAGATATTGATATGACAAACCTAGCCCATCTCTCATTCGTATTCGGTCCTGATCAAATAAATGCCATTCGAAAGCATCTTCCACCACACCTTGCTACTTGCTCTCGTTTCGAGTTAATAACAGCTTGTATATGGAAATGTCGAACACTTGCACTAAATTTGGATCCTAAGGAGGTTGTTCAAGTTACATGCGCGTTCAATGGCCGTGGCAAGAACTTTGGTTTAAATCTGCCTTTAGGTTACTATGGCAATGCAGTTTTCTTCCTAAATGCTATCTCAATGGCTGGAGTTTTGTGCAAAAATCCACTGGGATATGCATTGGAGTTGCTAAAGAAAGCTAGGTCGAAAATGGATGAAGATCATATAAGATCGGTTACCAATTTTATTGTAACTAAAAACCCTCCTGGTTATAAGATCAAAAGGAACTTTATTATTTCGGATTTGACAAAAGTTGGATTCGCAGAAGTGGATTTAGGGTGGGGTTGCGCGGAGTTTGCTGGAAATCCCGGTTCATATCCTATGGTGACACATTATAAACACCACAAGAGTAACAATGTGGATTATGGGATTATTGTGCCAATTTGTTTGCCATTGTTGGACATGAAGAGGTTCAAAGATGAGCTTAAGAAGATGATTGAGGGGCCCATTACTTGTGAAACTATTCAACCTGCTAAGATATTATCCATGCTATAA
- the LOC132804345 gene encoding uncharacterized protein LOC132804345, whose amino-acid sequence MAPKRNLRRQPKKGVKKVESKRRGGSTAAAPDSKRQRTTRKKSKSETESTKLRGHVPLSSPPSDTPIDAPKERMLQDADINKGTLRCMICKFPKEMSCARGC is encoded by the exons atggcaccaaagaggaacttgcgacgtcaaccgaagaagggagttaagaaggtggaaagtaagagacgcggtggtagcacagcagcagcacccgactctaagcgtcaacgtactactaggaagaaatccaaatctgagacggaaagcaccaaacttcgagggcacgttccactttcctctcccccatctgatacg cccatcgatgctccaaaggaacggatgttgcaggatgccgatataaataaag gtacccttcgatgtatgatttgcaaatttccaaaggaaatgagctgcgcacgaggttgctag
- the LOC132803981 gene encoding uncharacterized protein LOC132803981: protein MTVGKEFFAELLTDEGWLNSDHIDTILYFIRKRRFDNEKMFTNTCAILDVLFWSSIKGRYPIWSASRSTYSCDATLCNYVRGRSPKPSVSWRICDYVYIPVNNGGAHWLAACVDLKARHIDLYDPNMGNKYVQNRELKNAECLAYMLPYLLRDGGY from the exons atgacggtgggaaaggaattttttgctgagctactgaccgatgaaggatggttgaattccgat catattgacactattttgtatttcatacgaaaaagacggtttgataatgagaagatgttcaccaacacctgtgccatattagacgtgttattttgg tcatccatcaaagggcgttatcccatatggagcgcatctcgtagcacatattcatgtgatgcgaccctttgtaactatgtgcgtgggaggtcacccaaacctagtgtgtcgtggcggatatgtgattat gtgtacatccctgtcaacaatggaggcgcgcattggttggcagcatgtgtggacttgaaggcccgacatattgatttatacgatccaaatatgggaaataaatatgtccagaatagagagttgaagaatgcggaatgccttgcgtatatgctgccttacctattgagggatgggggatattaa